ATTAAACCACTTATCGTTTATACAGATTTCACACTTGCACCATCAGGAATAGATTATTACAACGGCGCTTTATACGTTGCAGGATTACGGGGATCGCAATTACGTAAAATAACACTTTCTATAGATGGAAACAGTGTAACTGGAGAAGAAGCCCTTTTTACTAACTTAGGGAGAATTAGAGAGGTTGTAGTGCATGATGGATACCTTTACATTGCAACGTCTAATAAAGATGGGCGTGGAATTCCCCAATCTGGTGATGATAAAATTGTCAGAATTAAGGTTTTATGAAATTAGTTAATATTAGTTAAAAAAATAAAATTCAGGAATTAATATTTTCCTGTTTTGAACTTAAATGCATAGGTTGCTGCTAAATTATTGCCTGCACTGTCTTTTACCGCTGCCGCGAGAATGTAAACCTGATACGAAGTGTATGCTGCTCTTTTACTGTTAGTTTTAATGTAAATATGATTTCCACTGACCCATGCTGTTATTTTACATTTAGAACCTGTTTTTAAGTTTTTAATGTAAATTTTAGACCAATTAACACTCTTTAAAATGTTTTCACTGAGCCGAATTGAAACTGTAGATGTTCTTGAAACTCCAATAACTCCGTTTTTAGGAGAAGTGGCAGCCACTTTAGGATCTGTTTTATCAATTGTATAAGTGTAAGTTTTATGGGCAGAAGGATTACCTGCTCTATCAACAACATAAAATTCAAGTTTATTAGTCCCCGCACTGGTTATCGATACTTTTCCAGTACCTGTAAAAGTATGCCATGACCCACCATTTAGTCTATAGTAAATTTTCGCGTTTGATTCACTTGAAAGAGTCACACTAATACTTTTAGATAAACCACCAGTCGGAGTTGCAGTAACCACCGGAGCAGTTTTATCAATTGTGTAACTGTAACTTGTATGTGAAGATGGATTACCTGCAGCATCTATCGCATAGAATTCAAGTTTATTAGTTCCTGAACTGGTTATCGATACTTTTCCAGCGCCTGTAAAAGTATGCCATGACCCGTTGTTTATTCTATAGTAAATTATTGCGTCAGATTCACTTGAAAGATTTACAGTAATGCTGCTATTTGACACGCCTTTAGTTGGACTTGCAGTTACCATTGGCTGTACTGTATCTACAGTAAAACCTGAAGTGAAAGCCGTTTCTAAGCCGTTGCCAGCCAAATCGGTTACTGCATTTACAGGAATATTAACAGTATAATTTCCATTAATGTAACCAGAAGTTGGAGTTATGGTTAAAACATTTCCTTTGATACTTTTAATTATTGAAACAGCTCCTGAAGGTCCAATAATAGAAATACTATCATAAACACTACCTGCTTGTATTGATTCACTGAAAACAATGGTAATTACTTTGTTTGTGGAGTTTGTTTTAGTATTATTCGCTGGATCACTGGTTGTTACAGTTGGAGGAATTGTATCTATACTAACAAATGTATCTAATGCTTGATAGTCCATTATAGTTGTTACATCAGCTACACCATTTATTAAACCTCCATTCAAAGTATTTTGCGCAATTCCATCAACGGTAAATGCTTGATTGTCTATATTTCCCAAAGTTGTAGTAAACTTCACCGGAATTCCATCAGGGACATGCCCTAAATCTGAATCATAGTAATTTCCAACATTGTCATGAGTTAAATCCACAGTAATTGTAGAAGTGGTGATATTATTGATTAAGTTTGGAAAAGCTGTAATATTCATTACTAACCAAGTAAATGGGCTGTATATGTTATAGGTTGGATATCCAGTACATGTACTGTCTCCAGGACCATAATTAGATCCCCACCAATTATATTCTATATTCAAACTGCCAGAATTGTAAATATTATTACCTGGAAATGGAGTGTGATAGTTACTTGCAGTATTTCTAATAAATTGGCTGAAATGAATAATTAAATTCCCCCCATTGGAAATAGCACCACCAAGACCACTATAAGTATAAGGATTACCCGATACATGGTTATCTTCAAAAATACTACTGTTCACGTTTAAATTAGCTCCATTACCAATAGCTCCAGCCCCATTCATAGCTTCATTACCAATAAATACACTATTATTTACAGTCACATCACCATCACGATTGTAAATAGCTCCACCACTAGAATGGGCATTATTATCCCTGAATATGCTGCTTGAAATCATTAATGTACCATAATTAATGATAGCTCCACCACAAAAACCACCTATAGCATCACCACCAGTAACACTATTTTCTGTAAATATACTGTTATTCACTTTTAAAGTACCATAATAATTGTTAATGGCACCACCATCTTCCACTGCGTTATTTCTTGTGAAATTACTGTTATTTACAGTCATAGTTCCATAATAATTGTAAATAGCACTACTACTTGCTGTATTACTTATAAAAGTGATGTTATTTAAAATTGAATTATTTTTATTGTAAATAGATGCACCATTAATTGCACTGTTACTATTAAAAGCACTGTTGTCAATAATCAGAGCCCCTAAATTAAATATAGCACCGCCAAATGCTTCACTTGCGGTACCAACTGCTTTGTTACCTGTAAAAGTACAATTTTTCACATTTAAATTAGCACTAAAACCTGAATCAGCGTAATTATAAATTGCACCTCCAGAAATTGCTCTGTTATCCGTGAAATCACCATCACTAACTGTTAAATCACCTGCATTATAAATAGCACCGCCCATATTACCTGCGGTGTTACTGTTGAATTTAGTATTTTTTATACTCAAAGTTCCACTATTGGAAATTGCACCACCAGAAGTAGCATTATTGGCACTGAAATAACTGTCAGTTACAGTTAAATTCCCCAAGTTTAAAATTGCACCGCCATAAGTTGCATTATTACCTGTGAAATTACTATTCTCCACAGTTACGTTACCATAATTGCAAATAGCACCACCATTAGTTGCATTTCCATTTGCAAGTGTCAAATTCGCAATTGTAACCTTCACGCCATTTTGAATCTGGAATATTTGTGCTGAATAAGTTCCATTGATAATGGTACTATCTCTACTTTGGCCAGTTATGGTCATATCACTACTAATGACCATATTAGTGTTGTTTTCTCCAGTGTAAGTCCCATCTGCAATATGCAATCTTCCACCAGGGAAAACATTGAGAATACCTGTTTTAATGGTTTTAAATGGATTGGATTGGCTGCCGTCGCCATCAATATCACTACCAGCATTTGAAACGTAAACATCATTTCTTCCCACGCTGATTTGAGTATTCACTGTTTGTGAGTCAGCCGCCGCCGAAACTGTTGCTAAACCCAGATTTTCAGATATAAATGTTGTAGTTGCTATGCCATTGCTTGTAGAGACACTTTCAGAGTCAACATGACCTACATAATCACTTTTAAAAGATACATTAACTCCATCAGGAACATGTCCATCTGCAGGATCATGATAAACTCCATCTGAGTCATGCAATAAGTCTGCAGTTATAGTTGATGTCTTACCTCTATTAATACTAGTTGAACTTACATTTACTGTTAAAACTATCCATTTAGAAACAGCAAACCCGCTAATTTTTCCAGATGGGTTACCCTTTGAACCCCACCAATTATACTCCGCATTCACAGTACCATCACTGCAGTAAATGGCACTACCCTTGGTTGCACTGTTATTTAAAAATATGTTAAAATGCACATTAATAGTACCATTATTGTAGATAGCACCGCCGCTATCAGTTGCATTGTTGCCTATAAAGTTACAGCCACTCAAATTAGCAATTGTGCCATAATTGAAGACAGCACCACCACCATAGTCCTCATCTGCTGCGGTGTTATTTGTGAGATTACAATTACTCCAATTGGTGATAATACCTTTATAATTACCAACCGCACCGCCACTTTTACTTGCGGCATTATTTGAGAACATGCTTCCACTTAAAGTAGTAATGTTACCTTCCCAATTGCTGATAGCACCCCCATAAATTGCATTGTTGCCTGTGAAATTACAATCAATCACAGTACCAATAGTACAGTAATTATTGTCAATAGCTCCGCCGAACCCTGCGCTGTTATTCGTGAAAGTACAGCCTTTTAAACTACTAATAGTACCATTATAATTAGAAATAGCACCACCCAAAGCAGTTGCTTTATTATTTAGGAAAATAGAATCAAAAACTGTTAAAGTACCATTATTATAGATGGCACCACCATAAGTTGCATTACCATTAGTCATCGTTAAATTTTGAATTGTAACATTAACATTACTGACAACTTTAAATATCCAATTTGTATCATTTCCACTTATAATAGTTTTATCTTTGTTTTGACCAGTTATGGTCATATTCCTGCTGATTGTAATATTTGTATTTCCTGTTCCAGTGTATACCTCATTTGCAATTTGTACTGTTCCACCTTCACTTACAGTTCCTGTTGCATTTTTAATGGATTTTTTAGGACCAGAAAGTGTATCAACTATCCATTCTGCGTATTGACCGTCCCAACTATCATTTCCACCAGAATTGTTTACATAAATAACCGATGAATCAGCTGCAGAAACTGCATTAACAGCAGATAACGTTATTAACACCATGCTAAATAAAATAAGGAATATTATTAATTTATTCGCATATTTAAAATGTGAATCCCCTTTAATTTTATTTATCCCCCTTTAAATGTTAAAAATAAATGAATAATTTATTAATAAATGAACATAATAACCCCCAATTATTATTTAAAATTTTCGGTTTAATTAAGAGGATTGACGGCTTTTTATAGTTACATTTAAAGGTTTATGCGTATTAAATTTAAAAATAGAACCAATTAAACTGTTTTAGGAAAAGAAAGCAAAAATTACTCCCATATAAGATCAGAACTTATTAAATCATGATCTATGTCAATAAACAGGCTAATTTGGAAATTAATATTCAATTTTAATTATATACAGAAACAGTTAATTTTCAAGAAGCGATTTAAAAAAAGAAAAAAATAAAGGAGATGTAAGTTTACTTACATCATTGGTGGCATTCCACCAGGCATTCCGCCCATACCTTCCATACCTTCCATTTCAGCCCTACCGGCACCAGTTGATGCGATAACGTCGTCGATACGGAGGATCATTTCTGCAGCTTCTGCAGCGGACTGCATAGCCTGTTTTTTAACTCTCTGTGGTTCGACTACACCAGCACGGTACATGTCAGCTACTTCACCTTTGAAGACATCTAATCCCATGTA
This genomic window from Methanobacterium sp. contains:
- a CDS encoding Ig-like domain-containing protein, with amino-acid sequence MLITLSAVNAVSAADSSVIYVNNSGGNDSWDGQYAEWIVDTLSGPKKSIKNATGTVSEGGTVQIANEVYTGTGNTNITISRNMTITGQNKDKTIISGNDTNWIFKVVSNVNVTIQNLTMTNGNATYGGAIYNNGTLTVFDSIFLNNKATALGGAISNYNGTISSLKGCTFTNNSAGFGGAIDNNYCTIGTVIDCNFTGNNAIYGGAISNWEGNITTLSGSMFSNNAASKSGGAVGNYKGIITNWSNCNLTNNTAADEDYGGGAVFNYGTIANLSGCNFIGNNATDSGGAIYNNGTINVHFNIFLNNSATKGSAIYCSDGTVNAEYNWWGSKGNPSGKISGFAVSKWIVLTVNVSSTSINRGKTSTITADLLHDSDGVYHDPADGHVPDGVNVSFKSDYVGHVDSESVSTSNGIATTTFISENLGLATVSAAADSQTVNTQISVGRNDVYVSNAGSDIDGDGSQSNPFKTIKTGILNVFPGGRLHIADGTYTGENNTNMVISSDMTITGQSRDSTIINGTYSAQIFQIQNGVKVTIANLTLANGNATNGGAICNYGNVTVENSNFTGNNATYGGAILNLGNLTVTDSYFSANNATSGGAISNSGTLSIKNTKFNSNTAGNMGGAIYNAGDLTVSDGDFTDNRAISGGAIYNYADSGFSANLNVKNCTFTGNKAVGTASEAFGGAIFNLGALIIDNSAFNSNSAINGASIYNKNNSILNNITFISNTASSSAIYNYYGTMTVNNSNFTRNNAVEDGGAINNYYGTLKVNNSIFTENSVTGGDAIGGFCGGAIINYGTLMISSSIFRDNNAHSSGGAIYNRDGDVTVNNSVFIGNEAMNGAGAIGNGANLNVNSSIFEDNHVSGNPYTYSGLGGAISNGGNLIIHFSQFIRNTASNYHTPFPGNNIYNSGSLNIEYNWWGSNYGPGDSTCTGYPTYNIYSPFTWLVMNITAFPNLINNITTSTITVDLTHDNVGNYYDSDLGHVPDGIPVKFTTTLGNIDNQAFTVDGIAQNTLNGGLINGVADVTTIMDYQALDTFVSIDTIPPTVTTSDPANNTKTNSTNKVITIVFSESIQAGSVYDSISIIGPSGAVSIIKSIKGNVLTITPTSGYINGNYTVNIPVNAVTDLAGNGLETAFTSGFTVDTVQPMVTASPTKGVSNSSITVNLSSESDAIIYYRINNGSWHTFTGAGKVSITSSGTNKLEFYAIDAAGNPSSHTSYSYTIDKTAPVVTATPTGGLSKSISVTLSSESNAKIYYRLNGGSWHTFTGTGKVSITSAGTNKLEFYVVDRAGNPSAHKTYTYTIDKTDPKVAATSPKNGVIGVSRTSTVSIRLSENILKSVNWSKIYIKNLKTGSKCKITAWVSGNHIYIKTNSKRAAYTSYQVYILAAAVKDSAGNNLAATYAFKFKTGKY